A segment of the Candidatus Sumerlaea chitinivorans genome:
CATTCGCCAAATCGTGGGCATGCCATTCTAACCCGCCAAGGCGATGAACCGGCAATGCTCGCACCACCATGGCAACTTTCATCCGTGTGCCCCCTCCGGACAAGCGAAGCCGCTTCGCTTCCACTTTTTTTCCATCCCGTCGCAGTGCTCCATCCCCACGAATGGCCGTGTCAGATCCCCAGCCACATGCTCCCGAGCCAACCCATTTCTCTCTCGCCCCTCACAAGTAGGGGCGCAGCCGCTCGTAAACACGCTTCGCGATGAGTTCGTAGCCCGCATCATTCGGGTGAATTTGATCGCTTTTCATTTTCGGGTTTGCAACGATTCCCGACAAGACATCCGGAATAAGGACGCATCCTGTCCGGCGGGCTAATTCACGGTAGCGATTCCCAAAGTCACCCGCAGGAATCGGTGCACGAATCTCAGCAAGAAGCACCAAGGCGCCGCGCTCTTGAATCGCCTGTACAATCTTCTCCAAGTTGGCGAAGGCTTGTTCGGGTGCAACTCCCCGCAAGAGATCGTTGCCCCCTAACATCACGATCACGATGCGCGGATCACGCGCCAACACATCGCGCTCGAGGCGGGTCAACGCGTCGGCCGTCGTGTCTCCGCCCCGGCCGGCGTTGATCACCCGGCGCCCACAAAGCTGGCCCAGCAAGCTCACATAGTCCTTGCCGGGACTCGCGCCGTGACCAGACGTCAAGCTATCGCCAAACGCAATGATCTCGGTTCCTCTCGGTTCCGAGTTCGTGATGGGATAAGGTCCCCACTGCCGATAGACATACGTCAAGGCAACGAGTGCAAGAAACGCAACAACGCCTCCTCGAGCGAATTGTCGCGAAAGAGATGCTCTGCCCTCACCCATTACTTGCGATTCTGCCGCTCCTGGAGATCGAAAAGCGCCTGCAAGGCTGCACTAAATTGCGAAGCCGTCTCAGGGTCCGGTGCACTCTTCAGGCGAACGGTGGGCGTGTGGGCAATTTTATTGACCAGTGCGCGGCTGAACTGCTCGATGAGCTCGCGCTGTTCGGGCGTAAAACGCGAGAGATCGCTCAGCACACGCTGCACCTCTTCGCGCCGGACCGTCTCGAGGTATTCCCGGAATGCCTGAATCGTTGGCACCACTTGCCGACTGTTGAACCATTCGAGGAATTCCGCAGTCTCCTCTTCAATCAGCGCTCCCGCCTTGCGGGCCTCTTCGAGCCGCAGCCGATAGTTCTCGGCCACGATCTCCTCGAGATGGTCGATGTTGAATAGATAAACATTCTCCAGATCATTGACCGCCGGATCCACCACGCGTGGCACCGAAATATCAACGATCAGAAGAAGCCGATTGTGCCGCCGGCGCATAAGCTGGCGCACTGCCGCCGCGCTCAGCAACATGTGTGGGGCCCGCGTGCTGGCGAGCACAATGTCTGCATCGTCGAGGAACGTCAGTGCTTCGTCGAACGGGCGAGCGCTCGCGCCAACTTCCTTCGCAAAGCGATGCGCATGCCCGAGGCATCGCCCCACCACAATCACTTCCCGCACATTTTCCCGTTTCAGGTGCCGAAGCGCAAGCTCACTCATCTTGCCTCGCCCAATCACAACCACCCGCTTGCCTTCCAATCGATCGAAGATCGTGCGCGCCAAATCCACGGCTGCGGAGGGCACACTCACCGCCTGCGTCCCTACCGCCGTCTCGCTCCGGGCGCGCTTGCCTACTGCCAGCGCATGGGTGAAAAGGTGGTTCAGGATTGGTCCCGTAGCGCGAACTTCCTGGGCGCGCAAAAAAGCCTGCTTCACCTGACCGAGAATTTGGGGCTCCCCGACGATCATCGAATCCAGGCTCGAGGCCACATTGAACAGATGTCGCACTGCGGCCGCATCATACAATCGGTAAAGATGGTTGATATAACGATGCTCAGTCACGTGGAAGAACTCACGAAAGAAGCTCGCGCTTCCCTGTCTCTCCCCCGACGCACTTTCCACGGTATAGAGCTCCACGCGATTGCACGTGGAGAGGATCACTCCTTCGCTCACCCCATTCTGCGCAAGTAAGACCTCTAAGGCCTCTCCAAGCTGCGCCTCCGGGATCGCGAATTGTTCGCGGAGCTCAACAGGAGCAGTCCGGTGATTCAGGCCCGTCACCACGATCTGCATCAGCGTGGCTCCTTCTCAACCGAATGCTGGGCAGCGTAGCCGTGCAGGGCTCCTCGCGGCAAAAGCTTTCCCCCAAAATAAAACGCCACCATCATCACAGCGCCGATGACAATTGCCAGACTCCCACGCCTCCCCACCCATCCCAGCCGTGGCCGTAAGAGCAAGTAGGCGACAAAGTAGAGCCAGATGAGGAAGCTCGACCAAATGGTGAAGTCCGTTGCAAACACGGCGAGCGCTGCCCACCCTCGCACGGGCGCCAGCAAAAGTAGCAAAACAAGGGACAACGCAATAGACAGCATCAGGATCAACGCCCCAATGCCGGCAGCTCGCGTCGCCATCTCGTCGAGCCGTGCCAACCCAGTCGCACCACGCACTGCCATGAGTTTCCCGGTCGCCTTCAGGCGCCGATCCACAATTAAGAAAACGAGGCTACAGCCGGCGCTGACGAGCAGGGCCGCGTAAGCGACCAAGAACATACCCACGTGGAGCGCAGACAGCGTATTCCCCAGCGCCCCCAAGGCTTCGCGCGAGGCAAACCACTCGGGAAAGAACAGTGCCACAGTTTGCACGGCAAAGGCTACTGGCAACAGGATCGCTGGTCCCCAACACGTTCGCGCCATGCGATGAGTCGCTTCCGCAGAAAGCAAGACCACCAAGGCGAACCAAAGGAACGAGTGACGGAGCGATTGAAGAGGAATGGCTGATTCCTCAATTCCCTCCCATACCAAATCCGCGACTGTCAGGCTGGCCGCGACAGCGAGTATCGTGGTGAGGGCTGAATTGGGACCCCGGCCCTGCTGTTTGCGGATGATTTGCAACGCAAGCAATTCACCCACCGCGAGTGCGATGTTTGAACCAATGACGAAAAGATCCCTCGCTGCAATCATTGAACTTTCCGGGCTTGAGCCACCAACTCGCGTGCACGCCCTAAGGCCGCCTCTTTGCCCTCGCTCCTCAGAACTTCGAGTACATCCGACTCTAACACGCTATTTAGCAAGCTGGCGCGCTCCTGCTGCGAGATCGGCAAGCCCTTGAGCTCCGCTCGCAGTTGCGCCATCAGGGCGCCCAGATCCCCCAAAACGTGCGAAAGTTCCTGCTCAAGGCGCTGTCTCAGCCAACGTGCAAAGAAAGGCGCCTCGCCGCCGCTGAACACTGCAACTTCGATATTTCCAGACCGAAACGAGGCGGGAACAATGAAATCGCACCCATCCGGGTCATCCGCGCGATTGACCGGAAGTCCCCGCCTGCGTGCCGCTTCTGCCAACTGCGCGTTGACCTGCGCGTCATCGGTCGCCAAAAACACAAGCGCGGCCCCATCCAAATCCTCTTCCAAGGCTTTTCGGGCGCGCCACTCGATTTCGCCTCGGATCGCCAATTCCATCAAGGCGCGCGTCGCTCGCGGCGAAACTAACCGGACGGCGATCCCGCGCTCCCGAAGCCCACACACCTTGCGCTCGCCGACCGCCCCGCCCCCAATCACCACCGCGGTACGGCCATCCATGTTGAGCGCAATGGGGTAGAATGTGCCCATGTGGGTCTCTCTCCGGCGC
Coding sequences within it:
- a CDS encoding Acyl-CoA thioesterase I is translated as MGEGRASLSRQFARGGVVAFLALVALTYVYRQWGPYPITNSEPRGTEIIAFGDSLTSGHGASPGKDYVSLLGQLCGRRVINAGRGGDTTADALTRLERDVLARDPRIVIVMLGGNDLLRGVAPEQAFANLEKIVQAIQERGALVLLAEIRAPIPAGDFGNRYRELARRTGCVLIPDVLSGIVANPKMKSDQIHPNDAGYELIAKRVYERLRPYL
- a CDS encoding Glutamyl-tRNA reductase gives rise to the protein MQIVVTGLNHRTAPVELREQFAIPEAQLGEALEVLLAQNGVSEGVILSTCNRVELYTVESASGERQGSASFFREFFHVTEHRYINHLYRLYDAAAVRHLFNVASSLDSMIVGEPQILGQVKQAFLRAQEVRATGPILNHLFTHALAVGKRARSETAVGTQAVSVPSAAVDLARTIFDRLEGKRVVVIGRGKMSELALRHLKRENVREVIVVGRCLGHAHRFAKEVGASARPFDEALTFLDDADIVLASTRAPHMLLSAAAVRQLMRRRHNRLLLIVDISVPRVVDPAVNDLENVYLFNIDHLEEIVAENYRLRLEEARKAGALIEEETAEFLEWFNSRQVVPTIQAFREYLETVRREEVQRVLSDLSRFTPEQRELIEQFSRALVNKIAHTPTVRLKSAPDPETASQFSAALQALFDLQERQNRK
- a CDS encoding Cytochrome c-type biogenesis protein CcsA/ResC, giving the protein MIAARDLFVIGSNIALAVGELLALQIIRKQQGRGPNSALTTILAVAASLTVADLVWEGIEESAIPLQSLRHSFLWFALVVLLSAEATHRMARTCWGPAILLPVAFAVQTVALFFPEWFASREALGALGNTLSALHVGMFLVAYAALLVSAGCSLVFLIVDRRLKATGKLMAVRGATGLARLDEMATRAAGIGALILMLSIALSLVLLLLLAPVRGWAALAVFATDFTIWSSFLIWLYFVAYLLLRPRLGWVGRRGSLAIVIGAVMMVAFYFGGKLLPRGALHGYAAQHSVEKEPR
- a CDS encoding Siroheme synthase / Precorrin-2 oxidase, producing MGTFYPIALNMDGRTAVVIGGGAVGERKVCGLRERGIAVRLVSPRATRALMELAIRGEIEWRARKALEEDLDGAALVFLATDDAQVNAQLAEAARRRGLPVNRADDPDGCDFIVPASFRSGNIEVAVFSGGEAPFFARWLRQRLEQELSHVLGDLGALMAQLRAELKGLPISQQERASLLNSVLESDVLEVLRSEGKEAALGRARELVAQARKVQ